A window of Taeniopygia guttata chromosome 25, bTaeGut7.mat, whole genome shotgun sequence genomic DNA:
agagcaACAGAGGGATAGTGATGTTgggacagggatgtggcagaAGGAACCTTGGGACTagggcagctgtggggagagggacaggagaaTACGGAtgcaggacagggacaagggcCACATGCCATGAGGATGGGCCATGGGGACAGGTGCCACCAGAGTGGGATGGTGGGCATAGGGCCATGGGGATGTGGCTGTGCAGACAGGTGTTGTAGGGCTGGTGGAGGTGACCTGTGCAAACATGGGCTGTCCACAGTGTCCCCGTGTCTTGCCTCAGACAAGGGTGACTGAGGTGTCCCTGTACTCAAGACCTCCATGCTCTACCAGTGTTCCCATGGGGACAGTTTGAGGACAGCCCCCACACCACATGCCCCCAGatggtgctgtccctgcagggccacgcccacccagccctgtcctttctcccttccagcccagaccCTCGGCCTCGCTGGTGAGTCCTCGGAGGATGCCATGTCCCCTCAcctcactgtccccagccccttgGTGGCCCTGGCAGGCTGGTGTGCCCTGTCACCCACAGGTGCCCAGACCACCCAGCTCCTCGTGGAGCCCCCCTGGaggccagcagtgctgtgggacCGGGTGACACTGACCTGCCAGGGCTCGGAGACCGCCGGTGCCACCACCTGGTACAAGGACGGGCAGcgctgggggcagcagggacaggatcACATCACTGTCACCGAGAGTGGCACCTACACGTGTGACAGACCCGGCAGTGGGCACAGCCGCCATGTGAAAGTCTTAGATGGTGAGGGGAGTTTGGGAGTTCCCGACCTGGCACCTGTGAGGACCTCTGGCCCTCTGCATGGGCTCTGTTCCGTGGGTGACCTTCTTGGTATGGCCAGAGCCCATCTGTTGCACATGGGGACTTCCAGagcatcccattgtgggatCCCCTAGTTCCCACCCCCCGTGTTGGGAACTGGGGACCCCTGGTGCCCTAGGTGTGACCAATAGAGAGGTCCCAGTGACATCGGGAACCTCCAGAGCTCTGTGATGAGACAGCACCCCTCTGCCTCCCAGaccagctggtgctgcaggtgccGACACAGACACTGCTGGAGGGAGACACGGTGACATTGCGCTGCCGGTACAGGCAGGGCAACCCGGTCAGCTCGGTGTTCTTCTACCATGAGGAGAAGGAATTGGAGTTCCAAAATGGGACCGAGCTGTTCCTGTCCCATCTGCAGCTGCACCACAGCGGCCGCTACCGCTGCAGGGGCTGGGTGAACTCCAGGGtagcacagggatgggaggaTTCGGCAccggtgacagtgacagtgcaCGGTGAGCACCCCACAGCCGCCACCCCAACAGCCCCACAGCTCTTCCCCAGGAACTGGGGGTCACCAGCCCCACCAGCGCCCATTTCCTGCCCTGAGCCcttccctgtgccagtgctggaaGTTCCCCCTGATCCCACTGAGGGGTCCCCCCTGACTCTCAGCTgcctcagcacccccagccccctgcgACCCCGAGCCCCCCTCCTGCACGTGTTCTACCGGGACGGGCAGGTGGTGGGGGTCCCGCAGGGGTCCCCACAGTTGCTGGTACCCGCCGTGGGGGTCTCCCACTCGGGGAATTACAGCTGCGAGGTGCGCTCTGAGGGAGGGGCTGTGCAGAAGAGCAGTGCCTGGCTACGCATCACGGTGCGCAGTGAGTGCGGGGATGGGCACGGGGAGCCCCCACAGACTCCCTGGGtccctccctgggcacctccTTGTCCCCCAGACACATTTCTTGGGTCCCCCCACttctgccccatgtccccactcACCCCTTTATGTTCTGACCCCATTCCTGACATCCCCCTTCCCACCCATACCCCCGTCCCTATCCCCCCACACCAGCTGCCAGCCCCTCGCTGTGACCTCAGCCCTGTCTGTGTCCCCGCAGTGCCCGTGGCCAATGCCACCATCACCCTCAGTCCCCTGGCACACCAGGTGCACGCAGGGGACCCCGTCACCCTGCGCTGCTCGGTGCAGGTGGGCTCAGCGCCTGTCACCTTCACCTGGCGGCACAACGGGCAGGAGGTGGCCCAGGGTCCCCTCCTGGAGCTTGGGGACGTCAATGTGGGACATTCGGGCACCTACCAGTGCGTGGCCACCAACCAGCTGGACAGTCACCAGGCACTCAGCCCAGAGCTAGTCCTGACTGTGACATCACGGGGACACATGGACACCGGTGAGGTCACACGGGGTCACCAGGGAGTGCATGATTCCTGGGGTGATGGGTGATCTTGATGTGTCCCACTCTGTTTCTTGCAGTGGTTGCAGGGATTGGTTGGGCCCTTTTGTTCCTGGTCCTGCTCGTGGGTGTCATTGTGGCCTGGCACCGGTGGCACCGAGTGGGTGAGAGACAATGGAGGGACGGGAGTCCCATGGACAGTAGAGGCCCCCAGAATTGGGGAACAATAGGGCGGCACCCAGAACTGTGACCTTGGCTGAGAATCCTGCAGGCTTTTGGGAAGTGCTGGCGGGTCCTGCAGGGATGTTGGGGGTTCTTCCAGAGGCCCTGGAGACATTTGGCAGGGGTGGAGGGGGCTGTCTCTGTCCCTGCCGGGCTTTGGGTTCTTGAAGATCAGTTGgtcagggacactggggaggtTCATGAATTCTGGGGGGCTTCAGGGATGCTTCGGAGTCCAGTGGGAAATCGAGGGTCCAGTGGGGGTTCAGGAGTCCTGAGAGGAGTCAGGACCCCGGGGACCCCACAGTCACCCCTCCCctctttcctctgcagctgccaggaagCACCAGGAAAGGTGAGTGAGTGTCTCCAGCCATGAGTCCCCTTTTACCCCCACCCCACAGCTCTCCATTCCCTCCCACACATCTCTTTATCCCCACAGGCCCTCCCCGGAGCCCCTGGCCACTCCAGAGGAGGGGGAAATTCTGTACACCCATGTTGTGAGCACCAAACAGGCACAGCGTGAGAACAGTGgcggggggagaggggggacaGTGACATGTCACCCAATGGTGTCATCCCCCACCTTGGTCCCCACAACCTGTGTCTCTTGCAGGGCCCTCTTGCATCACCGTTCCCCAAGAACGCCAGGTGACCTACACGGAGCTGCCGGGACTCCACGGGCGACCATGTGAGACCAGTGACATCAATGAGATTGTGTTGtgacactggggggcactgggggggcactgggggtccCCACCCATGGGCACCCACACATGTGTGTGCTACCTCTAAAaactgctcctcctcctctccgTGGAGACACAAAGATCTTAAAGGGCTGAGAGAATAACAATTTCCTGAAATAACAagagagaacaaaaccaaaagcaacaGTACCTTGATTCAGAATCCAAAGGGCCAAAAAGTAAGAATTTCCAAGGAAAGCCCCAAAAGGGAACAaaccacagatgctgcctcccATCACATTTCCTCCAGAGGAACCTGTCAGGGCGCTGGATCTTCCTTGCTCTGATGGCCAATGCATCCTTCAGGAGGCCCTGGATTCTCTTGTCCCCTGTCCCAATCCCCTCCTCTGCCATGTTCCCCACCTGAGGGTGTCATAAAGGCCCTGTGGGGGTTCCGCAGCCTCCCCCTTTCCCAGGGCAGTCAGGATCAGGCCACGGCACAAGATGGGGTGTCAAAGACAGGAAAAGTTTGATGTCTGGAGACATTTTGGAACACCTGTTTGTGGCAGAGGCGTATCAGGCCTTGCTTTGGTGAGACAGGGGCCCCATCTGTCCATCAGTCTGTCAGCCATTGAGCACTGGGGTCTGTGTGACACTCTGCCAAACCAGCTCCTGAGTGGCCAGGTGACCAGAATTCCCAGCTGGGGAGAGGGCCCTTGGTGGCCCAACTGGCTTAAAAGGCAGAGTATGAGGTGGCCAAGTCCCTGACCCTATCTCTtcttggggtgtctgtccctTCCACGCTGAAATCCAGGAGTAATCATGCCTCTTGGTTTACAAGAGATATGTCTGCCAAGGAAAGTGGGAACCCTGCTAGAATAAGAAGACCCATCTCTAAAacttttttaaattcaaaactGATGAGGTTACCATGcaaaagtgcagaaaaaaaataacagctcTTTACTGGAAAATTTATCAACCAGAACAGAACAAACAACTCAAACCCAGAACTTTCCCTCCCGCTCAGGGCTCTTTGTTCGTCTTTGGTGCAGTTATggccacagccagcagggggCGCTGCAGGGAGCGCTCCCGGCCAGCAGGGGGCGCTGCAGGGAAGGATCCCGGCCAGCAGGGGGCGCTGCAGGGAGCGCTCCCGGCCAGCAGGGGGCGCTGCAGGGAGCGCGCCCGGCCAGCAGGGGGCGCTGCAGGGAAGGATCCCGGCCAGCAGGGGGCGCTGCAGGGAGCGCTCCCGGCCAGCAGGGGGCGCTGCAGGGAGCGCTCCCGGCCAGAATGGGGCGCCCCGCTCGAGCTCGGTCCCTCAGGGCCAAGGGCGGCCTGGGccgggagggaggaggggaaatcGCTCCTTTTGCAAACTCACCGGCACCAATCGGTCTCGGCACCACCACCGGCAGCAGGCAGAAGTCACCATGGCAGTGGTTTGGATCCCAGTGCCCACTGGCAGCGTAGCAGTGTCCCGGGGCCTGGCACATGCTCTGGGCAGAGCCCGCAACCGCTCTCCATGATCCCGGATGGAAGGAAGGCAGCACCTGTCCTCAGGCAGGTCTCAGGCCCACAAAAGCCCCTCTGGTGCCTTTACACCACAATTCCTGCAAACCCTCAGCCTTTaactcccttttcctccttcagccctggcacagcagctctgggaatgtTAAGCTGCCCCGGGGGGGGGCAGAGCCCTGTCTATTCCCCGTGCCCTGTGCAGGTGAGGAGGGccgggatggagcagctctggggagacctgGAATCCAGACAGGGTATGttagatagggacaggcgaacggaagatcctGGGTTGTgatggaaagaaagacccttcccccttctccctgcttcacgttaaCTATTacccccagaacatgtaaccacacctaacccagtagttttccactcccaaCTAACCCTAGGGAccctacaacccccctctgacgtagcaaagtcccccaagactatttaaacccatgagataagataataaacgctttcgaccgtccaccacactggtgtctgcgtgtgtcgttagtccgagtagcccggacaggccgggctgccgtgctgcttcttgcaaccaggtcgccgttgtctcccctgaaggcaacatatctggtgccgaaacccgggaagaGAAATTCGCTCGGGTAGCGGGAGTACACCTGGACAATGGCAGCGGCCGGAccggtcagaccgtatcttggcgcagggagacgtcccaggacccacgagcgtcatggacagcatcgccagggtcgtaagtgcgATTTATAAGCAGtggggtatcgagtgtaagctcaaagacttttatcttgccctagcaaggctgcttgagcttggggcgacTGAACGCCCAGTGGATGTTCtgcatccggaaatatgggaaaaatgcacagccacgctggccggggacacgaaatcctcaggcagtggcaagagccttaaggcgtggggcaaagtagagaaagccctgcgcagagcaatagaagagcaggagacatggagcgcggtgcatacgtgtttattagttagatccaggctcggggtgggggcaggAGCACAGACCGCCCCTGAGGACGATTCGCCCGGGAGCGGAGACCCGGGGTGGCCCGGCGCGTCACCCCCCTCCTCGGATCAGAGCCCAATCCCCACCACGGAAACCTCCCAGAAATCCGCGGCTTCCCCGTCCGTCTCACCGCTGCCGGTCAGGGACCCGTTGCCGGAGGTGCTGCAGCGCACGCAAtgcttttggcaggggctggcgagggaagccagagacgcagaaaccgcggctAGGGAGGAGATCCTAACCACGCCGCCACCCTACTCCgttgaaaatggcgctggcaaccaaggagagg
This region includes:
- the LOC140680562 gene encoding uncharacterized protein: MSHQVPTLPPSCGHPAPTKGHLHVGTSRGLASFPFIRRAASQGSGGHSRRGQPVHMAGDTGMAGKVALLLWAQTLGLAGAQTTQLLVEPPWRPAVLWDRVTLTCQGSETAGATTWYKDGQRWGQQGQDHITVTESGTYTCDRPGSGHSRHVKVLDVVAGIGWALLFLVLLVGVIVAWHRWHRVAARKHQERPSPEPLATPEEGEILYTHVVSTKQAQRPSCITVPQERQVTYTELPGLHGRPFMATASRGRCRERSRPAGGAAGKDPGQQGALQGALPASRGRCRERARPAGGAAGKDPGQQGALQGALPASRGRCRERSRPEWGAPLELALAQQLWEC